The proteins below come from a single Miscanthus floridulus cultivar M001 chromosome 1, ASM1932011v1, whole genome shotgun sequence genomic window:
- the LOC136469130 gene encoding uncharacterized protein gives MEIKARIGELFNLADPNYVALNAIEHAFKLARPPPKCNGRDRAGVFVSPPPGVEWPQATGPTAQTSARTDDVHWAVLETVEDTSTRAAGKRPAASKRRQAIFPPSDDEAEDADIFRLVPRKRRRQVGPSEQGGSSVPAVVTAPTTATQSTNEENVPHQAPTPVPEVEQVPVETVEQAEQGRSRRRSFLTSFHKSKLSASTENPDQLAGCGTSLPTTAGQTAQQPTVEEPMAGTPPGPQQADDQMPVPEQNTSAPSTKPDEADTTAPRELDLAEGQQPEVARNMVADATARGKALVVVESANSGPVPLSEQEAEEDEVEEILGRPQDRRQHVYVSRYRNDEWVMHEEIPEVEETLRVERAAKRLVTEVQDLMKTARYRKRCFDQIEGTMTTNKELTAEVERLRRHLEAADQERTNQETQFRS, from the exons atggaaatcaaggccaggattggagagctgttcaacctggccgatcccaattatgttgcactgaacgccatcgaacacgccttcaagctggctcgccctcccccaaag tgtaatggccgtgatcgggcaggagtgtttgtgtcgcctccccccggtgtagaatggccacaagctactgggccaaccgcccagaccagcgccaggaccgacgacgttcactgggcggtactcgagaccgtagaggacacctcgaccagagccgctggcaagcgtccggctgccagcaaacgacgtcaagccatcttccccccgtcggacgacgaagcagaggatgcagacatcttccggctcgtcccccgaaagaggagaaggcaggtgggaccgtcggagcagggtggctcctctgtgccagcagtggtcacagcaccgaccactgcgacACAGAGCACGAACGAAGAGAACGTGCCGCATCaagctccgacgcccgtaccggaggttgaacaagtcccggtggaaactgtcgagcaagcggagcaggggcggtcgaggagacgttccttcctcACATCCTTCCACAaatcaaaact atcggcgtccaccgaaaaccccgaccagctagctgggtgcggaacgtccttaccaacaacggctggacaaactgctcagcaaccaaccgtggaggagcccatggcagggactccacctgggcctcagcaggcggacgaccagatgccagtccccgagcagaatacaagtgctccaagcacgaaacctgatgaggcggataccacagcgccaagggagctggatctagccgaggggcagcagcccgaagttgcccggaacatggttgccgacgcgacggctcgtgggaaagccctggtggtcgtggagtctgcgaactccggacCAGTGCCACTTTCCGAACAGGaagctgaagaggatgaagtagaagaaatcctgggccgtccccaagataggcgacaacatgtatatgtgtcgcgctatcggaacgacgaatgggtcatgcacgaggaaatcccagaggtcgaagagaccttaagagtcgaacgggcggccaagcgtctggtgactgaagtccag gacttgatgaaaactgcaagataccgaaaaaggtgcttcgaccagatagaaggaaccatgacgaccaataaggagctgacggctgaagtggaacgcctacggcgccaccttgaagccgccgaccaggagaggacaaaccaAGAAACACA gtttagaagctga